The sequence below is a genomic window from Phoenix dactylifera cultivar Barhee BC4 chromosome 8, palm_55x_up_171113_PBpolish2nd_filt_p, whole genome shotgun sequence.
GTTTAATTTTGTTAGGGAAATAAATAGAATCCAAATAAGCATCAAAGAATCTCTGAGATTTTTAGCGTCCATGCAATCCGTTGAGAGGAACAACATCAACATCTCTGCATCTTCTTTTTGTTCTACTTCAAAATCAGGCAAGGTTCACATATTCTCAAAAGATAAATATTtcattatgatatatctatatatCAAATAGTGGCAGCATGATGTAACATCAAAAAGTTTGACTCAAACCCGTTGCCCCacgaaaaaatattaaaaaaaaacctaagaTAGTCTGAAAACCCACACTTCAGTTCTAGTCCCTCTTAATAATGTCTCAACATGAATGCTTCAGAGGATGTAAAGGTTTGTTTTGTTTCTACTGCTAGGTTTTACAGAGATTGAATTCTTCTTGGAAATTTAGCCACCTCGCCAGTGCAAGACCTGCCTGTCAGCTGAGAGATATGATATACTTTTTTATGGGGTTTATTCTAGGGCTGATCATTTTTTACTAATTAGAGCAAAAGGCAGATAAGCAAGAATAAAACTGCTGTTAGTTAATGAGTGAAAAGATGGAACTAGtcgagaaaaagcaaaacacatTATGAATTTGAAAAAACATTGTAGCTGGGACCATGTTAATCAGATTGCTAATACACAATGCTGTCAACCAATAGTTGAAGTATGTTCTAATTCCTCAAATCATTAGAAAGATGTCAATAAAAAATACGCCCACTTGGCTTTCTTATACTCTGGaaattcaaaaagaaagaagataccTTTTACAATTAGATTTGATACATGTCATACATGATATTCCCAATACTGTAAATATAAAATAACATTGTACGAATGTGAATCTTGACCACGGAGTATCCACAGTTTTTGTGAAATAAGTATGATGGCAGCAGCTTGTTGCAGTAGGTAGATCTCCAACATCATTTATTGTCTACATATGAGTCTTTTATGTTGCATCATTACCAACATATTGCACAACCCTATTGTCAAGGTTTCTGTGGCCACCTTATTACAAGAACTCTGAATTTTATGATGAATCAACCAGACGAGGTAATGTTGGACTTCTCAGTAATGCAGAATCTTATGATATATGGACTTCAAAACATTTTTCACACCTGCTTCAGTTCACAACTACTCACATAGCTAACTCTGCAGAAGGAGAATACGCCTCAGCAATCTACTTTCCATAAAAATTAGAATATCTAGTTGTGTAAGATTGCTTTTATGCTTATTCTAactatcaaaaaatattttttaaaatcatgAGTACATCATATGCTAGCCTAAATAGATAAATTGAAACATAATAAATAGGACATTTGATAATTATTGCCATCATTTAGAATGTGATTATATTTATAATTGCACAAATTTTGTGATTGAAGAAATTTTACTAGATAAGTAGATAGAATCAAGGTGCTAATATTAAGTTGTCAATTAGATATATAAGGAAGCTTTAAGTCAATGTTTCCTTCATCTACATTAAACTCTTCATGACAGATCATCATTCTTCAACTCAATGTTTCATCATCGACATTTAATCATCAAGCCTCACCTGTTTGATGAATTAGTCACAATTTATTCCAGAATACAGACAGTTCTGCACAGCATTAATCTATGGCATCTCTGAAGTTCTAATTTTACTTAATAATTGTTTGCTATTGACAAAACTATCTATTTTTTCCAAAAACAAAATTGGAGAATAAACGAGCAAATTACTTACAAAACATCTATACTAAAAGTGTAACACATTACCTCTCCAATTCCATCGGTATGCAAGCAAAGAGGTTGGCTCACAATTACAAGTGCAGTCTCCAAATCAAGAAACCCCGCTGCTACCATCCTTCTTAGTGCTCTAGCTTGAGAAGACTTTCCCCTATAAGAAAGTGACAATTTGGGCTTCCTAAGCTGAACCAGAACACTGCATGACAGTTTGAACTACTGTGGAAACAAAATATGGCCAACAGCATACACATACTATGCGtacattttaaaagaaaatggaaTTAATTGATTGTTAAAAGTTAGATTCAGCAACCTTGTGGGGTTTGTAAATGGGTTAAAAGTCTCAGGGGAAGGCAAAATCCCAACTAGCAATGCTGACTCCCCCACATTAAGAAGGGAAGGGTGCTTTCCAAAGTAAAAAAGAGATGCTGATTCAATACCAAACTTTCCATGTCCCCagtacatctgcagaatcaACATTCCAATAAACAGTCAACCTCACATCAAAAGAAACATGTAAAAAGGGGACCCTAAGACATAATAATAGAAAATGGTTGGCAATTTCCTAAGACATAATAACTGAAAATGGGTGGCAATCTCTGATTTACAATCAAATATGTCAATATAGTAATATACATGAGagcaatatcagcataccaagCTATACAGATTACGATAAGGTTTTGCTTCTTATCAGATACCAGTTTGCATTGCAAAATGACATATTTGCTTCACAACAAGAAAACATAAATGTAGGATACACTGAATATATCCCCAACTCACATATATCAGCCTCCATTTTGAAGATAGAGAATGATATGAACTAGTGTCATCTGATGGAGGCATATTTTAGCTGAAGCTAATAATATATTGTTTTCATCGGCATGATCCAGCAATTTTGTAATTAATGTATTCTCTTCCCTTTAAAAGTCTAGGTTAAGATAATACAGGAGATATCTTAATCAACTAGTTTGTAGCTGACAGAAGCAAATGAAGTAGCAACCAACTATGATGACCATCATATACATGTGAAATGAAATTGTTTGGCATTGATATAGAGTTCCGACTATCATAATATATGGAGAATGAATGGAGTGAAAATGCAATACCCATGACTGAgatggagagaaaaaaattattatcttGATTTGTTTCTGAAGAAAGGTAAGTCTTTAAAAAATATACTTGAACAGCGCAAAACACCGATTAGTAGGATCATGAGACCAACCGATATTAAATCAGCAGGAAGTTCCCATCTAAATTCCAACGAAATTCTCCCTTAATTCTTAGAGGCATGCATGGGTCATATAAACCCTAAGCAAACCCTAGGCAATTTTCCTCTTCATCCAACTAACCCTAGTTCTACTAAAAACGTCTTAATGATTCTCTTCATTTTTCTGTACAACAGATTCAAAATAACAAGAATGGTCAAATGATGCTACATCTTGGCCATTTATTTTGATTAAGGCCCATTTTAAGGTTGCGATGACTAATAAACTGGAAGAGTCCAACTAAACCCTGAGAATATTATTTTCAATTCATTTGATAATTCTTTGATGCCAATGACTTGTCATAAATCCATTATTCAGTAAACATAAGCCTTGTTACTCAGAAAACAATTTCACAAAAAGAGTCCAACAATATGAGAACTTTTTCAAAATTATAACAAAGGAAAAAATTGGATAATGATGCAAATCAGTTGGTAATATGAAATTTATATACCTTATTCAAATAGGAATACAGTATTTCCCATTTTGAcattcttctctccaatatcaATGACAATATTCCCTCAACAAATTTTCTCGAAATTTTGCGTTCATTTGTCAAAAAGACATTCTTCACAAGCTGCAATAGGAAATAAttgaacaagattttatcatcaagaaaatatagaaaaagCCTATTGTATGTAGCACATATTGATTAGtcataaaaatgataataatcACGATATGTCATTATGTAGTAAGAGTCCCCGAACCACAAAGATTATTGGGGCTCAACATAACAAGTACATATAACAGATACAGGAAAGTGAGGTAGAGAAGACTTTTCATATGTTTTGCTGGTGGGTGCGACTCGAATCTCGAtgctaaattgaaatatttctcacaaaaaaaaaaaatctaaattggcACAAAAATTAGCAAGTTAATCAATTTAAACTCGATAAAAGCCAATCAAATAGTGATCAAGAAGAACTAGCCCAACGATCGTTTCACCTGCTGGGTTATGGTGCTCCCACCTCCGCCATTGGGATAATAGACCACGGCCCGTCCGATCCCGTAGGGATCGACCCCAAAGTGGTAGAAGAAGCGGCGGTCCTCCGAGGCCATGACGGCTTGGATCAGGTGGTAGGGGAGTTGGGTCACCTTCGTCTCCGCCCCcttcgagaactccaggaggtGGCGCCACCGATCGGGGAAGTCGGCGGGGAGGGCGCGGAGGAACGCGTGGGCGCAGAGGAAGCCGGCGGAGAGGAGGCTGACGGGGAGGTGGTTCAGAAAGCGAAACAAGCTTGGCCACGGCTTCTGGGAGTCCACCGGCGGCTGCGGAGCACCGCATCTCACCGGGAAACGAAGGGGGTTCGGTTTCGGAGTCGAAGAGAGAAAGGGGAAGGGGGTGGGGGAGTTGCGTAAAGCAACGAGGCGATGGCGCGAATCGCGGGGACCGGCGGCGGTGACCAGAAGCGGGTGGGTGGGGCCGAGCAGCGACATGGCCGGGGTGACCGGATCCCGCCCGCCCGCCCTTTGTTCGGAGTTCGAACACTCGCCGAGAGGCGGTCCGATCTGTTACGATACAACGGGACCGTTTTAAGCTGTTGCCGCCCGAGAAGAGCACAGCGTTTTCCACATGGGAGCGGATCAGCTGTTGGGTTCCTTGCAGCAAAATGAGGTGTGGAGCCACGCTGCTCTGACGCGTGGTGATATCCTGGTTGGGGCTGTAGCGTGTTTTAACTAGAGGTTGAATTATCTCTGGGAATTACTTTGTATCCAAgggtttttttttcataaatattctcttaaatatcaaattttacataaatatcctctcaaattaatatttgtatatatatgctcgtaaaatacttgttttgccatGCTACTtctgttttatctttatttttgcatatgtgcaCATGCCATCTAATACCACTGGATAGATGTGAAAagagaaatatttataaggcaATCGCGATgagagacaaaaaaaataatttcaaattttcatattatttttaattaaaataaatatgttttTTATTAATAGTGGGCATTTATGTAAAAATAgtgtgtatagaaataaatataaaatttaagaaagtatttatgtaaatttaaatttttagaccGTACGTTTATCTTTCCTTGTTTGGCACAAACCACCATGTCCTGCTGTTTGGCACAAGATAATTGATTTGAGACTGTTGGATTATGGGAGCATCCGATGGGTTGATGGGCACATGGGAAATGATGATAGATGACACTTGCCATTATAGAGTAATTCATTATTTGAGCTGTGAGAAGATTATTTGAGCACCTTGTGTACCACAGGATTAGCTTCCAACTGCTCTGTctataggttttttttttccatactcTGAAATCCGGATCTATGAAGGAGATAGTCAGGCCTTGAATGATACATCAAATCATCTATTAATTCATATTATTTTTCAATGATGTGGTTAGAAAATTATTAGATATCATTCTGAATAATGAGGGCTACCTCCAAGATAAAAGTTAGGGCTTCAGCATGTTGTCATAATTTCAATTACAGCCGAAGGAATAGTTTGGACAGGTGAGGCACTAGAAAATGTATACGTTTGGTGAAGAAGAATGAAAGCTTCACAACGATctgtttttgataaaataagatttcaaaaaaaaaaaaaaaaagtgtatcATCCTGTAATTGtattttaatctatttattCAGTTTTAAACATGTATCATTGTAACTACTAGTTTATGCAAATATTGAATCCGAAGGCTGTTACATTTTTTGTGCAGCTCCATCTATATTGCAGTAGTCAACATGGGAGGCCTTTTGATGTATGTATTGTATTTAAAAAAAGGGCATACTCCCAAGAGCTTGAGCAATTATTGTGTTTTGGTACCTCTGAGGCTTATTTTGATATTTCCATAAGATTAAactaaaaattctgaaaaaaaatcatatatgtTAACCCAtctaatttttgttttctaagaGCCTATTTAAACTCAACCCAGAATCTAATTTTTGAGttgtagaaaaataaataagatcACATAAAATTTAGGTTAGGTGATGTTTGGTTGATATACGGTCATGCTTGAATGGGGGGCTGAATTTATGAATCCTTAATTTTCAATtcaattctataaaaatatccaAACATACATtaagacatatatatatatatatatatatatatatatatatatatatatatatatatatgttgctggtggtccaaaccgagaacgattggcactgcggtgtgagcggggttccgtctgagttgtcttggttggtgttggttgcgctccaccttccgccaagaaacctgcaaacaagccttgcaccaccaccagggtggtgatggccctccgacggtcaagtcagaggagattggaggaggaggagaggtgataatcgcaagtaagagagtgctctgggagatattgcccacctccccccctttctccccccagccgcatatatacctgaccggggggtctctcaggggggttcgttatcgtggggcacgatggtgtggccactgacatggccgttacagggcgtcgtggagcagcaccgggtacggccacgtcagggcatagtggggctccgctttgtacggctgatgcaggagatcgtggagcagcatcggatacagccgttgcagggagtagtggagcaggaggccgcggcgtgcctctggggaatagcctgtcgttatcaggagatctccgactcggggtcggagcgctggatcaaggggcagccgactcggggtcgggctgcggagccgaggatgtccgactcggggtcggattgctggatcaaagggcagccgactcggggtcgggctgcggagccgaggatgtccaactcggggtcggattgctggatcaaagggcagccgactcggggtcgggctgcggagccgaggatgtccgactcggggtcggattgctggatcaaagggcagccgactcggggtcgggctgcggagccgaggatgtccgactcggggtcggattgctggatcaaagggcagccgactcggggtcgggctgcggagccgaggatgtccgactcggggtcggattgctggatcaaagggcagccgtagtcttcctgggcgcgcgtgccggtcacgtggggcatggcggcttatttccccgtaacagtagccccccacttccgagcctggaaccagaaggggaacaggtgaagggagtgatgtttcgggattgccgccgttcctcggagaggcgcgcgcgcttcgagctccccgccctttttatggcgtatggcggttattgctgacctggcagtctgaggatttcggcggacatccttccttaatggtgtcgattcgcctttggggcgcgagcgacccttcggcagccaggcgtcctctgacgtcatcgaggcgtcacttgcctttccgcctatttaatcgggggcctttccttgtccgtcttcttctttacagatattttcaagtttcccctttgcgcagctgttgctgccgtcggactgttcacttgtttctcctttggcgctctcggagccgttcttacctcttttccggtgagttttccccattcttctacttagggctctccatactttcccctcttatactagtgtactccagtcgctccggtctttccccccttcttgtccccgtcctgaccgtaggtttattggccattaggaatgggcgaagtgagagcagaccaaattaagtcggagctggtcgccacagacttagacagactcgtggctcggtaccaccttcccgaggcctgcaacgccacgctcccggggcctgaggagaggatgtcccatcctcctccagggaagatcgccatcaatgagggcattctccaggccgggttccgctttcccccttcggacttggtcatgcaggtgctacggggtttaagagtggcaccgacgcaactggtgccgaactcgtggcgggccctgacggtcttccaggttctctgccgtatgcacgagatccccgccaccctgaatgttttttgggagttctacagcctgagcggccacccccaggacaaagggtggtggtgcttcgcagcgcggcgaggatgcggccttgtcaaggaggctcctacctccattcacaaatggaaggagcgcttcttttttgttgatgcagatccctcttgggaaatcagggcgacctgggagaccccgatgaagtctccgatcggcctatcgagactgtcaagggaggagtccgatggcttggccgccttgaaggggttggttgccgagggccagctccccccggtggcccgccttatttccgaggatactttggtgaatgtcggtctgagctcggtccccaccgaccgtgagtccgccaccgattctttcttgactttttcccttctttcgtcccgttctttcctttggtttctccgtctccgactatcccatcctttttgcagagatcgacgacgtcatgcggtcggtgaagacaaaggctgttggtagggcgtccctgctggaagcagcccagaggaggaaacgagctcttccgagcggggccccaccggcgaagaagtcccgtaaggaggtgcctccgacgccgtccgacgagtccgggcccaccgatcagggagacgtcgtgggcacggaccggcagctgacgctgtatcagccctccggtggtaagattgccgctactccggaggtatcatccgagcctgcccgagacggacgggtcggacgtgatcggtccccgacccggccttcgactcggtcggctcctgatgactcgaggagggacgcgccgaggccccgaccgagcgggaccctatcaattcctggggtgacccccgccccgagcgcgatcggccggactcttccccaggcgatggataggggtaaggctgcagaaccaccgtccggctctggggagaaatcggggtctgccttcactaccgatggcgcccgaaatctcatcgaaacagtgctgctggagaaggaccgtcggcgggtccgggagttggaggtctctgacgttggggctgccagctgtgtctgtctcatgtcggtgagtgttcttctggccgcttttcaccatttattggctctgttgttctccgcctgactcccttatttttcctatttcttagctcgcccagtacatgatccgtctggaggagtgctacaaggaacaggcggggcttctggcgaaggccgaggaccggctgaaagcagtggaaaagggaggccaggctgtggcaggcaggacgaccggggacttcgaggcgaggctccgggaggccgaagagcgggcactcggctttgctgccctcgagaagcaactgttggaggctcaggagcagctcaaggttgcctcgggtctcgagggcgaggtcaagaaggcggatgagcgggccgagaagcagtcccggaaggctgccgactaccgggagaggtgggagaaggcccagcggtcagccgacaacgcccgcaaccgaatccggtctcttgaagctaagctgggcgaattggagtcggccttggagaagtcccgtgcgagcgatcaggagcttcattcgcgcctgacggaggctgaggctgctcgcattgctgccgaagcgaagcacaaggaggctcgggctgagctgctgagggtctccaccgaggcggaaggccggattgtggcgaaggtcttggaggcgaaagcccagattatggagcgggcagaggcggcgctggccgagaggagtgcggaaatcgggcgtcaggcggtagaggcttatcgccagtccgccgagttcgctcatgatatgtcggaggcagtacagacctatcgtcagtccgacgagtttgtccgtgacgcgtcggacgcgggggccgaagcctttatcttaggcttcgaggagggcctggcaagggtgtcggctaagtaccccgaagttgacctgagcgagatttcccttctcgactcctctccggcgccattgcctgctggttctcctgctgcttccctacctcctgcggacgagcccgacgttcccgacccgggagttcctccaagctgacctcttgtacctttcgttgtcttctctctttttttttgtataccggggttttgccaaattgtatgggcctcggccctgaaacaataaaaattaatgcaagttgaatgtttcttcatctcgccttcgtccttctttttcttttaactctcggtaggtcttgctgactcctggctcccgaaattcttccggcgctaggccaggcatccgagggttaggcctcagaaaactcttccggcgctaagccaggcatccgagggttgggcctcgggaaattcttccggcgctaagccaggcatccgagggttaggcctcagaaaattcttccggcgctaagccaggcatccgagggttaggcctccggaaattcttccggcgctaagccaggcatccgagggttaggcctcaggaaattcttccggcgccaagccaggcatccgagggttaggcctcaggaaattccactcgttggtcgaccaaggctggcgcatgccgaggcaactggtcggggcttcaggctagtctgctcccgggatggtcatcgggttagcctggcatccgagggccgagcctcgggaccttccactcgttggtcggccaaggctggcgcaagccgaggcgaccggtcggggcttccggctagtctgctcccgggatgatcatcgggctagccaggcatccgagggccgtcaagcctcaggaaattccgctcgttggtcggccaaggctggcgcaagccgaggcgaccggtcggggcttcaggctagtctgctcccgggatgatcgtcgggttagcctggcatccgagggttgtcaagcctcaggaaattccgctcgttggtcggccaaggctggcgcaagccgaggcgaccagtcggggcttcaggctagtctgctcccgggatgatcgtcgggttagcctggcatccgagggttgtcaagcctcagaaaattccactcgttggtcggccaaggctggcgcgagccgaggcgaccggtcggggcttcaggctagtctgctcccgggatgatcgtcgggttagcctggcatccgagggttgtcaagcctcaggaaattccactcgttggtcggccaaggctggcgcgagccgaggcgaccggtcggggcttcaggctagtctgctcccgggatgatcgtcgggttagcctggcatccgagggccgagcctcaggacattccgctcgttggtcagccaaggctggcgcaagccgaggcgaccggtcggggcttcaggctagtctgctcccgggatgatcatcgggttagcctggcatccgagggccgagcctcaggacattccgctcgttggtcggccaaggctggcgcaagccgaggcgaccggtcggggcttcaagctagtctgctcccgggatgatcatcgggttagcctggcatccgagggccgagcctcgggacattccgctcgttggtcggccaaggctggcgcaagccgaggcgaccggtcggggcttcaggctagtctgctcccgggatgatcatcgggttagcctggcatccgagggccgagcctcgggacattccgctcgttggtcggccaaggctggcgcgagccgaggcgaccggtcggggcttcaggctagtctgctcccggaatgatcatcgggttagcctggcatccgagggccgagcctcgggacattccactcgttggtcggccaaggctggcgcaagccgaggcgaccggtcggggcttcaggctagtctgctcccgggatgatcatcgggttagcctggcatccgagggccgagcctcgggacattccactcgttggtcggccaaggctggcgcaagccgaggcgaccggtcggggcttccggctagtctgctcccgggatgatcatcgggctagccaggcatccgagggccgagcctcgggacattccactcgttggtcggccaaggctggcgcaagccgaggcgaccggtcggggcttccggctagtctgctcccgggatgatcatcgggctagccaggcatccgagggccgagcctcgggaaattccgctcgctggtcgtgcgcttgtcgctcgctgcccgacggggtttctccgtggccagccgcgatcatgtttctccttttctctaagcgttgcctgggggaacacgagaagggcattaaacgctaattaatgcgttacctgggaaatcggatcgccagctgctgcttgcgaggagtgttagttgagcggccgcgatacgcgggttcttcgaggaggatacggcctgggcgcgagcggagatatgtggacctaggggtacatgacacccggattgtcctgcacaaagaatgcggtttaaggagaatgacgcttaggaaatcgcggggagatacgcctcgggagccggaacggctccggtttcaatgcgcctacatttattggagccacccgcatcggaacgaccagggggccgc
It includes:
- the LOC103720304 gene encoding biosynthetic peptidoglycan transglycosylase-like isoform X5, which codes for MSLLGPTHPLLVTAAGPRDSRHRLVALRNSPTPFPFLSSTPKPNPLRFPVRCGAPQPPVDSQKPWPSLFRFLNHLPVSLLSAGFLCAHAFLRALPADFPDRWRHLLEFSKGAETKVTQLPYHLIQAVMASEDRRFFYHFGVDPYGIGRAVVYYPNGGGGSTITQQLVKNVFLTNERKISRKFVEGILSLILERRMSKWEILYSYLNKMYWGHGKFGIESASLFYFGKHPSLLNVGESALLVGILPSPETFNPFTNPTSVLVQLRKPKLSLSYRGKSSQARALRRMVAAGFLDLETALVIVSQPLCLHTDGIGES
- the LOC103720304 gene encoding penicillin-binding protein 1A-like isoform X7, with the protein product MSLLGPTHPLLVTAAGPRDSRHRLVALRNSPTPFPFLSSTPKPNPLRFPVRCGAPQPPVDSQKPWPSLFRFLNHLPVSLLSAGFLCAHAFLRALPADFPDRWRHLLEFSKGAETKVTQLPYHLIQAVMASEDRRFFYHFGVDPYGIGRAVVYYPNGGGGSTITQQLVKNVFLTNERKISRKFVEGILSLILERRMSKWEILYSYLNKMYWGHGKFGIESASLFYFGKHPSLLNVGESALLVGILPSPETFNPFTNPTRGKSSQARALRRMVAAGFLDLETALVIVSQPLCLHTDGIGES
- the LOC103720304 gene encoding biosynthetic peptidoglycan transglycosylase-like isoform X6 produces the protein MSLLGPTHPLLVTAAGPRDSRHRLVALRNSPTPFPFLSSTPKPNPLRFPVRCGAPQPPVDSQKPWPSLFRFLNHLPVSLLSAGFLCAHAFLRALPADFPDRWRHLLEFSKGAETKVTQLPYHLIQAVMASEDRRFFYHFGVDPYGIGRAVVYYPNGGGGSTITQQLVKNVFLTNERKISRKFVEGILSLILERRMSKWEILYSYLNKMYWGHGKFGIESASLFYFGKHPSLLNVGESALLVGILPSPETFNPFTNPTRGKSSQARALRRMVAAGFLDLETALVIVSQPLCLHTDGIGEFLSCRNMKISENR
- the LOC103720304 gene encoding biosynthetic peptidoglycan transglycosylase-like isoform X2; translated protein: MSLLGPTHPLLVTAAGPRDSRHRLVALRNSPTPFPFLSSTPKPNPLRFPVRCGAPQPPVDSQKPWPSLFRFLNHLPVSLLSAGFLCAHAFLRALPADFPDRWRHLLEFSKGAETKVTQLPYHLIQAVMASEDRRFFYHFGVDPYGIGRAVVYYPNGGGGSTITQQLVKNVFLTNERKISRKFVEGILSLILERRMSKWEILYSYLNKMYWGHGKFGIESASLFYFGKHPSLLNVGESALLVGILPSPETFNPFTNPTSVLVQLRKPKLSLSYRGKSSQARALRRMVAAGFLDLETALVIVSQPLCLHTDGIGEWPDIEKVKESKQVNVKISLFLSCRNMKISENR
- the LOC103720304 gene encoding biosynthetic peptidoglycan transglycosylase-like isoform X1, which gives rise to MSLLGPTHPLLVTAAGPRDSRHRLVALRNSPTPFPFLSSTPKPNPLRFPVRCGAPQPPVDSQKPWPSLFRFLNHLPVSLLSAGFLCAHAFLRALPADFPDRWRHLLEFSKGAETKVTQLPYHLIQAVMASEDRRFFYHFGVDPYGIGRAVVYYPNGGGGSTITQQLVKNVFLTNERKISRKFVEGILSLILERRMSKWEILYSYLNKMYWGHGKFGIESASLFYFGKHPSLLNVGESALLVGILPSPETFNPFTNPTSVLVQLRKPKLSLSYRGKSSQARALRRMVAAGFLDLETALVIVSQPLCLHTDGIGEEYEDFRKQMRPSSAIKDIWNWEMASIAWEVRENMEKWAMKMHKSR
- the LOC103720304 gene encoding biosynthetic peptidoglycan transglycosylase-like isoform X4 gives rise to the protein MSLLGPTHPLLVTAAGPRDSRHRLVALRNSPTPFPFLSSTPKPNPLRFPVRCGAPQPPVDSQKPWPSLFRFLNHLPVSLLSAGFLCAHAFLRALPADFPDRWRHLLEFSKGAETKVTQLPYHLIQAVMASEDRRFFYHFGVDPYGIGRAVVYYPNGGGGSTITQQLVKNVFLTNERKISRKFVEGILSLILERRMSKWEILYSYLNKMYWGHGKFGIESASLFYFGKHPSLLNVGESALLVGILPSPETFNPFTNPTSVLVQLRKPKLSLSYRGKSSQARALRRMVAAGFLDLETALVIVSQPLCLHTDGIGEFLSCRNMKISENR
- the LOC103720304 gene encoding biosynthetic peptidoglycan transglycosylase-like isoform X3; this translates as MSLLGPTHPLLVTAAGPRDSRHRLVALRNSPTPFPFLSSTPKPNPLRFPVRCGAPQPPVDSQKPWPSLFRFLNHLPVSLLSAGFLCAHAFLRALPADFPDRWRHLLEFSKGAETKVTQLPYHLIQAVMASEDRRFFYHFGVDPYGIGRAVVYYPNGGGGSTITQQLVKNVFLTNERKISRKFVEGILSLILERRMSKWEILYSYLNKMYWGHGKFGIESASLFYFGKHPSLLNVGESALLVGILPSPETFNPFTNPTRGKSSQARALRRMVAAGFLDLETALVIVSQPLCLHTDGIGEEYEDFRKQMRPSSAIKDIWNWEMASIAWEVRENMEKWAMKMHKSR
- the LOC103720304 gene encoding biosynthetic peptidoglycan transglycosylase-like isoform X8 produces the protein MSLLGPTHPLLVTAAGPRDSRHRLVALRNSPTPFPFLSSTPKPNPLRFPVRCGAPQPPVDSQKPWPSLFRFLNHLPVSLLSAGFLCAHAFLRALPADFPDRWRHLLEFSKGAETKVTQLPYHLIQAVMASEDRRFFYHFGVDPYGIGRAVVYYPNGGGGSTITQQLVKNVFLTNERKISRKFVEGILSLILERRMSKWEILYSYLNKMYWGHGKFGIESASLFYFGKHPSLLNVGESALLVGILPSPETFNPFTNPTSSSNCHAVFWFSLGSPNCHFLIGESLLKLEH